The Methanocaldococcus jannaschii DSM 2661 genome has a segment encoding these proteins:
- a CDS encoding roadblock/LC7 domain-containing protein: MKATENRKVNEINEILLPLSKNLKNVEGFVIVSKDSLVKVGNIDGEDLEIISRHMAVVMGSSEMLYKRFNDEVEYIEIKGKKHKIILYNLDDFIFAVVGNIKADEIKDKVMELKFKVNNIDGLTAENIIEEIAL; encoded by the coding sequence ATGAAGGCAACAGAAAACAGAAAAGTAAATGAAATAAATGAAATTCTTCTACCTCTATCAAAAAATTTAAAGAATGTTGAGGGATTTGTCATAGTCTCAAAGGATTCCCTTGTTAAAGTAGGAAATATTGACGGAGAAGATTTAGAAATAATATCAAGGCATATGGCTGTTGTTATGGGTAGTTCAGAGATGCTCTATAAAAGATTTAATGATGAAGTCGAATACATTGAAATTAAAGGAAAAAAGCATAAAATAATCTTATATAACTTAGATGATTTTATATTTGCAGTCGTTGGTAATATCAAAGCTGATGAAATAAAAGATAAGGTTATGGAATTAAAGTTTAAAGTTAATAACATTGACGGATTAACAGCTGAGAATATTATTGAAGAGATTGCTCTTTAA
- the larC gene encoding nickel pincer cofactor biosynthesis protein LarC: MFLLDPFSGISGDMFLSAMIDFVDKEDFINTIKKVIDVEIEIKKVKKCHILANKVNIIPKCINCNANTYKDIKNVIKSSDIQEDIKITALEILKILAEAESKVHNVDVENVHFHEVGNYDTIADIVGAAYIINKLNLKNNCLYKPINVGNGFVRTEHGLLPVPAPATAEILKGLKIFFSDINEELTTPTGSAIIKYINPKLAKGAFIIKEVSYGAGDKDLNLLNALRVFRVEDIKREDIVLLETNVDDISAEILGYLYEVLDGKVRDLHFIPTYMKKNRPAYTIRAIVDRDIAEEVAKIIMRETGSLGVRIFDIERITADREFKTIKLFDESVRLKVGRVNDEIISQKPEFEDLKNIAKKYGIPLKDLYKLINISQIKN; encoded by the coding sequence ATGTTTCTATTAGACCCATTTTCTGGAATTAGTGGAGATATGTTCTTATCAGCAATGATTGATTTTGTTGATAAAGAAGATTTTATAAATACAATTAAAAAAGTTATTGATGTAGAGATTGAGATAAAAAAGGTAAAGAAATGTCATATATTAGCTAACAAAGTTAATATAATCCCAAAGTGTATTAATTGTAATGCAAACACTTATAAAGATATTAAAAACGTTATTAAAAGTTCTGATATTCAAGAAGATATTAAAATTACTGCCTTAGAAATTCTAAAGATATTGGCTGAGGCAGAAAGCAAAGTGCATAATGTGGATGTTGAAAATGTTCATTTCCATGAAGTTGGGAATTATGATACAATTGCCGATATTGTTGGGGCAGCATATATTATAAACAAGTTAAATCTAAAAAATAACTGCTTATATAAGCCAATAAATGTTGGAAATGGTTTTGTAAGGACAGAACATGGATTACTACCAGTTCCAGCTCCAGCTACGGCTGAGATATTGAAAGGACTTAAAATATTTTTTTCTGATATAAATGAAGAGCTAACAACACCTACTGGATCAGCTATTATAAAGTATATAAATCCAAAATTAGCTAAAGGGGCTTTTATTATAAAAGAAGTTTCTTATGGAGCTGGAGATAAGGATTTAAATCTTTTAAATGCCTTAAGAGTTTTTAGAGTTGAAGATATAAAGAGGGAGGATATAGTTTTATTAGAAACGAACGTTGATGACATTTCAGCAGAGATTTTAGGCTATTTATATGAAGTTTTAGATGGAAAAGTTAGGGATTTGCATTTTATCCCTACATATATGAAGAAGAACAGACCAGCTTATACAATTAGGGCTATTGTTGATAGAGATATAGCTGAGGAGGTAGCCAAAATTATAATGAGGGAGACTGGTAGTTTAGGGGTTAGAATATTTGATATAGAGAGAATAACAGCTGATAGAGAATTTAAAACTATAAAATTGTTTGATGAATCTGTTAGATTAAAAGTTGGGAGAGTTAATGATGAAATAATCTCTCAAAAACCAGAGTTTGAGGATTTGAAGAACATTGCTAAAAAATATGGCATTCCTTTAAAAGATTTATATAAGTTAATAAATATTTCCCAAATTAAAAATTAG
- a CDS encoding SagB/ThcOx family dehydrogenase, translating to MEIQLPDIEEIKLEDVLIKRRSVREYCSSPLTLRELSHILFAAYGVTDERGFKTVPSAGATYPLEIYVNVRDVVGVEEGVYKYIPERHSIVRILDEEVGHELALAALKQMFIAIAPIVLIIAANYERTTRVYGDRGFRYVHMEVGHVAQNVYLMATSLGLGTVSVGAFYDNEIREILKIKEYPLLLMPVGRKIE from the coding sequence ATGGAAATCCAACTTCCAGATATAGAGGAAATAAAGTTAGAGGATGTTTTGATAAAGAGGAGGTCAGTTAGGGAATATTGCTCATCTCCACTGACTTTGAGAGAACTTTCTCATATACTATTTGCTGCCTATGGAGTAACTGATGAAAGGGGATTTAAAACTGTTCCCTCTGCTGGAGCAACGTATCCATTGGAAATTTATGTAAATGTGAGGGATGTTGTTGGAGTTGAGGAGGGAGTTTATAAATATATTCCAGAGAGGCACTCAATTGTTAGAATTTTAGATGAGGAAGTAGGGCACGAATTAGCTTTAGCAGCTTTAAAGCAGATGTTTATCGCCATAGCTCCAATTGTTTTAATTATAGCTGCTAACTATGAAAGAACTACAAGAGTTTATGGAGATAGAGGATTTAGATATGTGCATATGGAGGTTGGACATGTTGCTCAGAATGTATATTTAATGGCTACATCTTTAGGTTTAGGAACTGTATCAGTTGGAGCATTTTATGATAATGAAATAAGGGAGATTTTAAAGATAAAAGAATATCCTCTATTATTGATGCCAGTTGGTAGGAAGATAGAGTAA
- a CDS encoding tRNA (cytidine(56)-2'-O)-methyltransferase: MVVEVLRLGHRGDRDKRISTHVALTARALGADKIIFTTEDEHVENSVKKVVESWGGNFEFVVEKHWRKYIREFKKRGIVVHLTMYGANINEIMPEIREISRDKDILVIVGAEKVPKEVYELADYNVSVGNQPHSEVAALAIFLDRLFEGKTLYRDFEDAKIKIVPSKDGKVVIREKQNK; encoded by the coding sequence ATGGTTGTTGAGGTTTTAAGATTAGGACATAGAGGAGACAGAGATAAGAGGATATCAACCCACGTAGCTTTAACCGCAAGAGCCTTAGGAGCAGATAAAATAATTTTTACAACTGAAGATGAACACGTTGAAAATAGTGTTAAAAAAGTTGTAGAGAGTTGGGGAGGAAACTTTGAGTTTGTTGTTGAAAAACATTGGAGAAAATATATTAGAGAATTTAAAAAAAGAGGGATTGTAGTTCATCTAACAATGTATGGGGCTAATATAAATGAGATAATGCCAGAGATTAGAGAAATAAGCAGAGATAAAGATATATTAGTTATAGTTGGGGCTGAAAAAGTGCCAAAGGAGGTTTATGAATTGGCTGATTATAATGTATCTGTTGGTAACCAACCACACTCCGAAGTTGCTGCTTTGGCAATCTTTTTAGATAGATTGTTTGAGGGTAAAACACTTTATAGAGATTTTGAAGATGCAAAGATAAAGATAGTCCCATCAAAAGATGGAAAAGTAGTTATAAGAGAAAAGCAAAATAAATAA
- the ahcY gene encoding adenosylhomocysteinase, whose amino-acid sequence MYEVRDINLWKEGERKIQWAKQHMPVLNLIRERFKEEKPFKGITIGMALHLEAKTAVLAETLMEGGAEIAITGCNPLSTQDDVAAACAKKGMHVYAWRGETVEEYYENLNKVLDHKPDIVIDDGCDLIFLLHTKRTELLDNIMGGCEETTTGIIRLKAMEKEGALKFPVMDVNDAYTKHLFDNRYGTGQSALDGILRATNLLIAGKTVVVAGYGWCGRGVAMRAKGLGAEVVVTEVNPIRALEARMDGFRVMKMEKAAEIGDIFITTTGCKDVIRKEHILKMRNGAILANAGHFDNEINKKHLEELAKSIKEVRNCVTEYDLGNKKIYLLGEGRLVNLACADGHPCEVMDMSFANQALAAEYILKNHEKLEPRVYNIPYEQDLMIASLKLKAMGIEIDELTKEQKKYLEDWREGT is encoded by the coding sequence ATGTATGAAGTTAGGGACATAAACCTCTGGAAAGAAGGAGAGAGAAAAATACAATGGGCAAAACAACACATGCCTGTTTTAAATTTAATTAGAGAAAGATTTAAAGAAGAAAAGCCATTTAAAGGAATAACAATAGGAATGGCTCTACACTTAGAAGCAAAAACAGCTGTTTTAGCAGAGACATTGATGGAAGGAGGGGCAGAGATTGCTATAACTGGATGCAATCCTTTATCCACTCAGGATGATGTTGCCGCTGCTTGTGCTAAAAAAGGAATGCATGTTTATGCATGGAGAGGAGAGACAGTAGAGGAGTATTATGAAAACCTAAACAAGGTTTTAGACCACAAACCAGATATTGTTATAGATGATGGCTGTGATTTAATATTTTTATTGCATACAAAGAGAACTGAACTTTTGGATAACATAATGGGAGGTTGTGAAGAAACTACAACTGGAATCATCAGATTAAAAGCTATGGAAAAAGAAGGAGCTTTAAAATTTCCAGTTATGGATGTAAATGATGCATATACGAAACATCTATTTGACAACAGATATGGAACTGGGCAAAGTGCCTTAGATGGAATTCTGAGAGCTACAAACTTATTAATTGCTGGAAAGACTGTTGTTGTTGCTGGTTATGGATGGTGTGGTAGAGGAGTAGCAATGAGAGCTAAAGGCTTAGGAGCAGAGGTCGTAGTTACAGAAGTTAATCCAATTAGAGCCTTAGAGGCAAGAATGGATGGATTTAGAGTCATGAAGATGGAGAAAGCTGCGGAGATTGGAGATATATTTATAACAACAACTGGATGTAAGGATGTTATTAGAAAGGAACATATATTGAAGATGAGGAATGGAGCTATCTTAGCAAATGCTGGACACTTTGACAATGAGATTAATAAAAAGCACTTAGAAGAGTTAGCTAAATCAATAAAAGAAGTTAGAAATTGTGTAACTGAATACGACTTAGGAAATAAGAAAATATATTTATTGGGAGAGGGTAGGTTGGTTAATTTGGCATGTGCAGATGGGCATCCATGTGAGGTTATGGACATGAGTTTTGCCAACCAAGCTTTAGCGGCTGAATACATCTTAAAAAATCATGAGAAGTTAGAGCCAAGGGTTTATAACATTCCTTACGAACAGGACTTAATGATTGCCTCTCTAAAATTGAAAGCTATGGGTATTGAAATTGATGAACTAACTAAAGAGCAAAAAAAATATTTAGAAGATTGGAGAGAAGGAACTTAA
- a CDS encoding TatD family hydrolase produces MIDTHIHSDTRGLEDLELMAMCLDGVITLAHDPFEMKNIKVWEAHVEKLLINELERAKKVGLNLFICVGMHPRAIPPEIDEALDKIKSYINYNSRVVGIGEIGLEKATKEEKEVFIKQLLLAEELNMPAVVHTPRRNKEEVTKIILDEISTLNLKNRDIVIEHCNKETTKWVLDEEFYVGLTIQPGKLTPLEAVEIVKEYKDFADKILLNSDCSSNASDVLAVPRTVLKMKINGIEKDVIYKVAHKNAVNLFGLDI; encoded by the coding sequence ATGATAGACACTCACATACACTCAGATACAAGAGGTTTAGAGGATTTGGAGTTAATGGCAATGTGCTTAGATGGAGTTATAACATTAGCTCATGACCCATTTGAGATGAAGAACATTAAAGTTTGGGAAGCTCATGTAGAAAAGCTTTTAATTAATGAGTTAGAGAGGGCTAAAAAGGTTGGATTGAATTTGTTTATTTGTGTAGGGATGCATCCAAGGGCTATTCCTCCAGAGATTGATGAGGCTTTAGATAAAATAAAGAGTTATATAAATTATAATAGTAGGGTTGTGGGTATTGGAGAGATTGGTTTGGAGAAGGCTACAAAGGAGGAGAAGGAGGTTTTTATAAAGCAGTTACTTTTAGCTGAAGAGTTAAATATGCCTGCAGTTGTGCATACGCCAAGAAGAAACAAGGAGGAGGTAACTAAAATCATATTGGATGAGATTTCCACTCTGAATTTGAAAAATAGGGATATAGTTATTGAACACTGCAATAAAGAGACAACAAAATGGGTTTTAGATGAGGAGTTTTATGTTGGATTGACAATTCAGCCAGGAAAATTAACTCCATTAGAGGCTGTTGAGATAGTTAAAGAGTATAAGGACTTTGCTGATAAGATTCTATTGAATAGTGATTGCTCCTCAAACGCATCAGATGTTTTAGCTGTTCCAAGAACTGTTTTGAAGATGAAGATTAATGGTATTGAAAAAGATGTTATTTATAAGGTTGCTCATAAAAATGCTGTGAATTTGTTTGGATTGGACATATAA